The following proteins are co-located in the Polymorphospora rubra genome:
- a CDS encoding STAS domain-containing protein, which produces MFNIQVGHPVADTCVVTLSGELDMTFTGRLREIVDGACPVPDVRWVVVDLHRVSMIDSSAIKELVDAHYAAAGRGQVLLVRNARGIVDRVLRVAGVSAALGMPPPSTGTVYPGQAHPAGRSER; this is translated from the coding sequence GTGTTCAACATCCAGGTCGGCCATCCGGTCGCCGACACCTGCGTGGTGACGCTGTCCGGAGAGCTCGACATGACGTTCACCGGCCGGCTGCGGGAGATCGTCGACGGCGCCTGCCCGGTGCCGGATGTCCGTTGGGTGGTGGTCGACCTGCACCGGGTCAGCATGATCGACTCGAGTGCGATCAAGGAGCTGGTCGACGCGCACTACGCCGCGGCCGGCCGCGGGCAGGTCCTGCTGGTCCGCAACGCGCGCGGCATCGTCGACCGGGTCCTGCGGGTCGCCGGGGTCTCCGCGGCCCTCGGCATGCCGCCGCCGTCGACCGGGACCGTCTATCCCGGACAGGCCCACCCGGCCGGCCGGAGCGAACGGTGA
- a CDS encoding MarR family winged helix-turn-helix transcriptional regulator, with the protein MSLSTEPPGSTVSGVGTLVDGLSALARVLVGMTAHTLARLDVDITLPQYRMLVLLVSNGPRRTVDLAADLGVHPSTVTRTSDRLIRRGLVRREHREQDRRVAWVGLTSEGCALVGAVTRQRAGEIRALVESVGVVDPRALASVLQALVAASGELPEAQWWERWARSARHP; encoded by the coding sequence GTGAGCTTATCCACGGAGCCGCCCGGCTCCACGGTCAGCGGCGTCGGCACCCTCGTCGACGGTCTGTCGGCGCTGGCCCGGGTGCTGGTCGGGATGACCGCGCACACGCTGGCCAGGCTGGACGTCGACATCACCCTTCCGCAGTACCGGATGCTCGTCCTGCTCGTCTCCAACGGACCGCGCCGCACCGTCGACCTGGCGGCGGACCTGGGGGTGCACCCGTCGACCGTCACCCGGACGTCGGACCGGTTGATCCGCCGCGGGCTGGTCCGCCGCGAGCACCGTGAGCAGGACCGGCGGGTCGCCTGGGTCGGCCTGACCAGTGAGGGGTGCGCGCTGGTGGGGGCGGTGACCCGGCAGCGGGCCGGTGAGATCCGGGCCCTGGTCGAGTCGGTCGGCGTGGTCGACCCGCGGGCGCTGGCGTCGGTGCTCCAGGCGTTGGTCGCCGCCTCCGGCGAGCTGCCCGAGGCCCAGTGGTGGGAGCGCTGGGCGCGCTCGGCGCGCCACCCGTGA
- a CDS encoding helix-hairpin-helix domain-containing protein, which yields MSTVDTAESAPTGTLPPVVPVPTPVVDPAPASAGPVDNAADATTADLAPAASAVPVASASAGSTTDEPAAVSEPAVAAEPRIAVESEPVPTTADEPAPAVDPVPVVESKPEPVAAEPVAEPAVAPVPVVAAEPVVETAATAGPAAVVDPAPVEAVVSQPEPEAVVATEPAATESVEPIEPVPAEPVAATQSEPEPVVPVAVSDPEPITEPVAAVAPEPTPEPAPAPEPEPVPAAVVVPAQAVGADPLEPADDLRRIEGIGPKTAAVLTAAGIRTYRQLADSDVETLRGTLKAAGVRITPGVAAWPQRARTLVEVTEPVG from the coding sequence GTGAGCACCGTCGATACCGCGGAGTCCGCCCCGACCGGCACGCTGCCCCCTGTCGTACCGGTCCCGACCCCGGTCGTCGACCCCGCGCCGGCGTCCGCCGGCCCCGTCGACAATGCCGCCGACGCCACCACGGCGGATCTCGCACCGGCGGCGTCCGCCGTGCCCGTGGCCTCCGCGTCCGCCGGTTCCACGACGGACGAGCCGGCCGCGGTGTCCGAGCCGGCCGTCGCGGCGGAACCGCGGATCGCCGTCGAGTCGGAGCCCGTCCCGACGACGGCGGACGAGCCGGCCCCCGCCGTGGATCCCGTGCCGGTGGTGGAGTCGAAGCCCGAGCCGGTCGCGGCCGAGCCGGTGGCGGAGCCGGCCGTCGCGCCGGTGCCGGTCGTCGCTGCCGAGCCGGTGGTCGAGACGGCCGCGACGGCTGGTCCGGCCGCCGTGGTGGACCCCGCGCCGGTCGAGGCCGTGGTGTCGCAGCCCGAGCCGGAGGCGGTCGTCGCGACCGAGCCCGCCGCCACCGAATCGGTCGAGCCCATCGAACCCGTTCCCGCCGAGCCGGTCGCCGCGACGCAGTCGGAGCCGGAGCCGGTGGTGCCGGTCGCCGTCTCCGACCCGGAACCGATCACGGAGCCGGTCGCCGCGGTGGCGCCCGAGCCGACCCCCGAGCCGGCGCCGGCCCCCGAGCCCGAGCCGGTGCCGGCGGCGGTCGTCGTACCCGCGCAGGCGGTCGGGGCTGATCCCCTCGAGCCGGCCGACGACCTGCGCCGGATCGAGGGGATCGGACCGAAGACGGCCGCAGTCCTGACGGCGGCCGGGATCCGCACCTACCGCCAGCTCGCCGACAGCGACGTGGAGACGCTGCGCGGCACGCTGAAGGCGGCCGGCGTACGGATCACGCCGGGCGTGGCCGCCTGGCCGCAGCGGGCCCGCACGCTGGTCGAGGTGACCGAGCCGGTCGGCTGA
- the def gene encoding peptide deformylase: protein MTMRPIRIIGDAVLRSPCDPVTSFDAELRALVTDLMDTLLGAPGRAGVAAPQIGVGVRVFVYDADGHRGHLVNPTLELSEETQDGEEGCLSIPGLYFPTPRAMHATAHGFDQHGEPLTITGSGFLARALQHETDHLDGRLYVDTLRGDVRRQALREIRANPRARS from the coding sequence ATGACGATGCGGCCGATCCGGATCATCGGCGACGCGGTGCTGCGCAGCCCCTGCGACCCCGTCACCAGCTTCGACGCCGAGCTGCGCGCCCTGGTCACCGACCTGATGGACACCCTGCTCGGGGCACCCGGCCGGGCCGGCGTCGCCGCGCCGCAGATCGGGGTCGGCGTCCGGGTGTTCGTCTACGACGCCGACGGCCACCGGGGCCACCTGGTCAACCCGACGCTCGAGCTGTCCGAGGAGACCCAGGACGGCGAGGAGGGCTGCCTGTCCATCCCCGGCCTGTACTTCCCGACCCCGCGCGCCATGCACGCCACCGCCCACGGCTTCGACCAGCACGGCGAACCGCTGACGATCACCGGCAGCGGCTTCCTGGCCCGCGCGCTGCAGCACGAGACCGACCACCTCGACGGCCGGCTCTACGTCGACACGCTGCGCGGCGACGTACGCCGCCAGGCACTGCGGGAGATCCGGGCCAACCCCCGCGCCCGCAGCTGA
- a CDS encoding chorismate-binding protein: protein MIRGESTLRMRHIGPLVVGALPIRPLASHTVTEFGQSVLRERSRLEWRITDGGDPTRLLEDFLAAAGLPVRDLAAPPLPPVPGAPAGATVYFSAAAAAHAIGAPTGPASPVPAVPDLVAVVYEPAVGHGPVAGPADPDGADAGPADAPDGGWWLGPWRESWTPAQHAAAVEQARAAIARGDVYQVNVVGHASADYTGDPLPALARLATLPGARYGGVLAGSGWAIGCASPETLVEVTAGRAVTRPIKGTRPATATGRAEILASPKERAEHVMIVDLERNDLARVAKTGTVRVDELYGIRRWCDLWQAESVVSADLADGCGLADLLRAVCPGGSVTGAPKHAALAEIAAREPVGRGASMGALGWIGPDRVDLGLTIRTAAVDADRVHVWAGGGITWGSDPDAEVAEAAAKAAPVRAALAGPAGARRPR from the coding sequence ATGATCAGGGGAGAATCCACCCTTCGTATGAGGCACATCGGACCACTTGTCGTGGGCGCGCTCCCAATTCGCCCCCTTGCGTCACACACTGTGACCGAATTCGGGCAAAGCGTACTCCGGGAGCGCTCTCGCCTGGAGTGGCGGATCACCGACGGTGGCGATCCGACCCGGCTGCTCGAGGACTTCCTCGCCGCCGCCGGACTCCCGGTCCGCGACCTGGCCGCTCCGCCCCTCCCACCCGTGCCCGGCGCACCGGCCGGCGCCACCGTGTACTTCTCCGCCGCGGCCGCCGCCCACGCCATCGGCGCGCCGACCGGCCCCGCCAGCCCCGTACCCGCGGTACCCGACCTGGTCGCCGTCGTGTACGAACCGGCCGTCGGCCACGGGCCCGTCGCCGGACCGGCCGACCCCGACGGCGCGGACGCCGGACCGGCCGACGCGCCCGACGGCGGCTGGTGGCTCGGACCGTGGCGGGAGAGCTGGACGCCGGCACAGCACGCGGCCGCCGTCGAGCAGGCCCGCGCGGCCATCGCCCGCGGCGACGTCTACCAGGTCAACGTCGTCGGGCACGCGTCCGCCGACTACACCGGCGACCCGCTGCCCGCCCTCGCCCGGCTCGCCACCCTGCCGGGTGCCCGCTACGGCGGCGTGCTCGCCGGATCCGGCTGGGCCATCGGCTGCGCCTCCCCGGAAACCCTGGTCGAGGTGACCGCCGGGCGGGCCGTTACCCGACCGATCAAGGGCACCCGCCCGGCGACCGCCACCGGCCGGGCCGAAATCCTCGCGTCGCCGAAGGAACGCGCCGAACACGTCATGATCGTCGATCTGGAGCGCAACGACCTGGCCCGGGTCGCGAAGACCGGCACCGTACGCGTCGACGAGCTCTACGGCATCCGGCGCTGGTGCGACCTGTGGCAGGCCGAGTCCGTCGTCTCCGCCGACCTCGCCGACGGATGCGGCCTGGCCGACCTGCTACGCGCCGTCTGCCCCGGCGGCTCGGTGACCGGGGCGCCCAAGCACGCCGCGCTGGCCGAGATCGCCGCCCGGGAACCGGTCGGCCGGGGCGCCAGCATGGGCGCGCTCGGCTGGATCGGACCCGACCGCGTCGACCTCGGCCTGACGATCCGTACGGCCGCCGTCGACGCCGACCGGGTGCACGTCTGGGCCGGCGGCGGCATCACCTGGGGCAGCGACCCGGACGCCGAGGTCGCCGAGGCGGCGGCGAAGGCCGCCCCGGTCCGCGCCGCCCTCGCCGGCCCGGCCGGCGCCCGCCGCCCACGCTGA
- a CDS encoding DoxX family protein encodes MAPRTLVQDLAILLARIGIGVVFVAHGWQKLVTNGMDATAAGFGQMGVPLPTLSAWFAALVELVGGAALILGAALPVAGVLLAVDMLGAYLFAHAGNGIFVGDGGAELVLALGVAALLFAAIGSGRFGVDDRLGSRLRRSPARTPA; translated from the coding sequence ATGGCCCCGCGCACCCTCGTACAGGATCTGGCGATCCTGCTGGCCCGCATCGGCATCGGCGTCGTCTTCGTCGCCCACGGGTGGCAGAAACTGGTGACCAACGGGATGGACGCCACCGCCGCCGGCTTCGGCCAGATGGGCGTACCGCTGCCGACCCTGTCCGCCTGGTTCGCCGCGCTCGTCGAACTCGTCGGCGGCGCGGCCCTGATCCTGGGCGCCGCGCTGCCGGTCGCCGGGGTGCTGCTGGCCGTCGACATGCTCGGCGCCTACCTGTTCGCCCACGCCGGCAACGGCATCTTCGTCGGCGACGGCGGCGCCGAACTGGTCCTCGCCCTCGGCGTCGCCGCGCTGCTGTTCGCGGCGATCGGATCCGGCCGGTTCGGCGTCGACGACCGGCTCGGGTCCCGGCTACGCCGCTCCCCCGCCCGGACCCCCGCATAA
- a CDS encoding DUF5999 family protein, which yields MCQHQPTCPSADATDREAARVIACFPEQGWSLLCNGVISFEDTGELLPDGSTIAPHRGPARHALAA from the coding sequence ATGTGCCAGCACCAACCGACCTGCCCCTCCGCCGACGCCACCGACCGGGAAGCCGCACGCGTCATCGCCTGCTTCCCCGAGCAGGGCTGGAGCCTGCTCTGCAACGGTGTCATCAGCTTCGAGGACACCGGTGAGCTGTTGCCGGACGGCAGCACTATCGCACCGCACCGTGGTCCGGCCCGACACGCCCTGGCCGCCTGA
- a CDS encoding ATP-binding protein, whose translation MNATACTVGRDFATGISTVTVSGQLDESALVSLIAALRRALLDAPLAVVVDLHAARIVRATALRTLIEVAAPGRTSTPLLLCAEPASATGRIVYRMLGRLFDICPAVPDAVAVVTRRPTPVGRRHRLLPAHPSSAALARRTVSAACQDWQCDDLADDAVVITSELVSNAIEHAGTELDLTVYRVDGTVWLGVRDRDPRAPHMPPPDSFPDGRAWRGRGLAIVNVLARDWGFAEADDGKTVWAAVGPKPAPRPPSEP comes from the coding sequence GTGAACGCCACGGCCTGCACCGTCGGCCGCGATTTCGCCACGGGCATCTCCACCGTCACCGTCAGCGGGCAGCTCGACGAGTCCGCCCTCGTCAGCCTGATCGCGGCCCTGCGCCGGGCGCTCCTGGACGCCCCGCTGGCCGTCGTCGTCGACCTGCACGCCGCGCGGATCGTGCGCGCCACCGCGCTGCGTACGCTCATCGAGGTCGCCGCTCCCGGCCGGACCTCGACCCCGTTGCTGCTGTGCGCCGAGCCCGCAAGTGCCACCGGGCGCATCGTCTACCGGATGCTCGGCCGGCTGTTCGACATCTGCCCCGCGGTGCCGGACGCGGTGGCCGTGGTGACCCGACGTCCGACCCCGGTCGGCCGCCGGCACCGGCTGCTGCCGGCCCACCCGTCGTCGGCGGCGCTGGCCCGCCGTACGGTGTCGGCCGCCTGCCAGGACTGGCAGTGCGACGACCTCGCCGACGACGCCGTCGTCATCACCTCGGAACTGGTCAGCAACGCCATCGAACACGCCGGCACCGAACTCGACCTCACCGTGTACCGCGTCGACGGCACGGTCTGGCTCGGGGTCCGCGACCGGGATCCGCGCGCGCCGCACATGCCGCCGCCCGACTCGTTCCCGGACGGCCGGGCCTGGCGCGGCCGCGGCCTCGCGATCGTCAACGTGCTGGCCCGGGACTGGGGATTCGCCGAGGCCGACGACGGCAAGACCGTCTGGGCCGCGGTGGGCCCGAAACCCGCGCCGCGCCCGCCGTCGGAACCGTGA
- the lon gene encoding endopeptidase La: MATLPVLPLTDDVLLPGMVIPVTLDATTQAAVDAARATGDKQVLAVPRVDGEYGPVGAVATIEKVGRLPSGEPAAVVRGLSRARIGSGVPGPGAALWVEATPLTEPAPAGRARELAREYKALMTAVLQQRGAWQVIDAVERMTDLSELADSAGYAPWLTVAQKSELLAAGDVTARLELLVGWVRDHLAEQEVTERINTDVREGLEKSQRDFLLRQQLAAIRKELGEDEPDGSADYRARVEAADLPEKVREAALREVGRLERASDQSPESGWIRTWLDTVLEMPWSVRTDDNTDLAAARAVLDADHAGLSDVKDRILEYLAVRNRRAERNLAVVGGRGSGAVLALGGPPGVGKTSLGESVARALGRKFVRVSLGGIRDEAEIRGHRRTYVGALPGRIVRALREAGSMNPVVLLDEVDKISAGYAGDPAAALLEVLDPAQNHTFRDHYLEVDLDLSDVLFLATANVVEAIPGPLLDRMELVTLDGYTEQEKVAIARDHLLPRQVERAGLTADDVTVDDAALARIAGEHTREAGVRQLERALAKILRKVAVKLATEPGQVSVTVDNLAGYLGRPRFTPESAERTAVPGVATGLAVTGAGGDVLFIEATSMEGEPGLTLTGQLGDVMKESAHIALSYLRSHGRELGLDPNALAGRRIHLHVPAGAVPKDGPSAGVTMVTALASLASGRPVRPEFGMTGEVTLAGRVLPIGGVKQKLLAAHRAGLTEVVIPARNEPDLDDVPAEVRAALTVHTLADVADVLALALRPAQDADRRDGAVLAAA, from the coding sequence ATGGCAACTCTTCCCGTACTGCCGCTGACCGACGACGTCCTGCTCCCCGGCATGGTCATTCCGGTGACCCTCGACGCGACCACCCAGGCCGCCGTCGACGCGGCCCGGGCGACCGGCGACAAACAGGTCCTGGCCGTGCCCCGCGTCGACGGTGAATACGGCCCGGTCGGCGCGGTCGCCACGATCGAGAAGGTCGGCCGGCTGCCCAGCGGCGAACCCGCCGCCGTGGTCCGCGGCCTGTCCCGGGCCCGGATCGGCTCCGGCGTGCCCGGCCCCGGCGCCGCGCTCTGGGTCGAGGCCACCCCGCTGACCGAACCGGCACCCGCCGGCAGGGCCCGCGAACTCGCCCGCGAATACAAGGCCCTCATGACCGCCGTGCTCCAGCAGCGCGGCGCCTGGCAGGTGATCGACGCCGTCGAGCGGATGACCGACCTGTCGGAACTCGCCGACTCCGCCGGCTACGCCCCGTGGCTCACCGTCGCCCAGAAGTCCGAACTGCTCGCCGCCGGCGACGTCACCGCCCGGCTCGAACTGCTCGTCGGCTGGGTCCGCGACCACCTCGCCGAGCAGGAGGTCACCGAGCGGATCAACACCGACGTACGCGAGGGGCTGGAGAAGTCGCAGCGCGACTTCCTGCTCCGCCAGCAGCTCGCCGCGATCCGCAAGGAACTCGGCGAGGACGAGCCGGACGGCTCCGCCGACTACCGGGCCCGCGTCGAGGCCGCCGACCTTCCCGAGAAGGTACGCGAGGCGGCGCTGCGCGAGGTCGGCCGGCTGGAGCGGGCCAGCGACCAGTCCCCGGAGTCGGGATGGATCCGTACCTGGCTCGACACCGTGCTCGAGATGCCGTGGTCGGTGCGTACCGACGACAACACCGACCTGGCCGCGGCCCGCGCCGTGCTCGACGCCGACCACGCCGGACTGTCCGACGTCAAGGACCGGATCCTGGAATACCTGGCGGTGCGCAACCGGCGCGCGGAGCGCAACCTCGCCGTCGTCGGCGGCCGCGGCTCCGGCGCGGTACTGGCGCTGGGCGGCCCGCCCGGGGTCGGCAAGACCAGCCTCGGCGAGTCCGTCGCCCGCGCGCTCGGCCGCAAGTTCGTCCGGGTCTCGCTCGGCGGCATCCGCGACGAGGCCGAGATCCGCGGCCACCGCCGCACCTACGTCGGCGCGCTGCCCGGCCGGATCGTCCGGGCGCTGCGCGAGGCCGGCTCGATGAACCCGGTCGTGCTGCTCGACGAGGTCGACAAGATCTCCGCCGGGTACGCCGGCGACCCGGCCGCCGCCCTGCTCGAGGTGCTCGACCCGGCGCAGAACCACACGTTCCGCGACCACTACCTCGAGGTGGACCTCGACCTGTCCGACGTGCTGTTCCTGGCGACGGCGAACGTGGTCGAGGCGATCCCCGGCCCGCTGCTGGACCGGATGGAACTGGTCACCCTGGACGGCTACACCGAGCAGGAGAAGGTCGCGATCGCCCGCGACCACCTGCTGCCCCGGCAGGTGGAGCGGGCCGGACTGACCGCCGACGACGTCACGGTCGACGACGCCGCGCTGGCCCGGATCGCCGGCGAGCACACCCGGGAGGCCGGCGTACGGCAGCTCGAACGTGCCCTGGCGAAGATCCTGCGCAAGGTCGCGGTGAAGCTGGCGACCGAGCCCGGCCAGGTGTCGGTGACCGTCGACAATCTGGCCGGCTACCTCGGCCGGCCCCGGTTCACCCCGGAGTCGGCGGAGCGTACGGCGGTCCCCGGCGTGGCGACCGGCCTCGCCGTCACCGGCGCCGGCGGCGACGTGCTGTTCATCGAGGCGACCAGCATGGAGGGCGAACCGGGCCTGACCCTGACCGGCCAGCTCGGCGACGTGATGAAGGAGTCGGCCCACATCGCGCTGTCCTACCTGCGCTCGCACGGCCGTGAACTCGGCCTCGACCCGAACGCCCTCGCGGGCCGGCGGATCCACCTGCACGTGCCGGCCGGTGCGGTGCCCAAGGACGGCCCGAGCGCCGGCGTCACCATGGTCACCGCCCTGGCGTCACTGGCCTCCGGCCGCCCGGTACGTCCCGAGTTCGGGATGACCGGCGAGGTGACCCTGGCCGGCCGGGTGCTGCCGATCGGCGGGGTGAAGCAGAAACTGCTCGCCGCGCACCGGGCCGGGCTGACCGAGGTGGTCATCCCGGCGCGCAACGAGCCGGACCTCGACGACGTGCCGGCCGAGGTACGCGCGGCGCTGACCGTGCACACCCTCGCCGACGTCGCCGACGTGCTCGCCCTGGCGCTGCGGCCGGCGCAGGACGCCGACCGGCGCGACGGAGCGGTGCTCGCCGCCGCCTGA
- a CDS encoding STAS domain-containing protein, which produces MQLLIRQTESGTQVRFTLEGEIDLATVGDVRDAVIATLARSRPRSVVLDLALVTFIDSTGIGELVACHKAATVSGAELVLESLSPFVRRQIWATGLLGLFGLPTDSPLGDPDGVR; this is translated from the coding sequence GTGCAGTTGCTGATCCGCCAGACCGAGTCGGGGACCCAGGTCCGGTTCACCCTCGAGGGCGAGATCGATCTGGCCACCGTGGGCGACGTACGCGACGCCGTCATCGCCACCCTGGCCCGGTCCCGCCCCCGGTCGGTCGTGCTCGACCTCGCCCTGGTCACCTTCATCGACTCGACCGGCATCGGCGAACTCGTCGCCTGCCACAAGGCCGCCACGGTCAGTGGCGCGGAACTGGTGCTGGAGAGCCTTTCGCCGTTCGTCCGCCGGCAGATCTGGGCCACCGGCCTGCTCGGCCTCTTCGGTCTGCCCACCGACTCGCCGCTCGGCGACCCCGACGGCGTGCGCTGA
- the gcvP gene encoding aminomethyl-transferring glycine dehydrogenase, translating into MPVSTRPFADRHIGPDAAAERRMLETVGYDSVDELMDAAIPEVIRWHDGLDLPPAATEAEVIAELRALAARNTVAVSMIGLGYHGTHTPAVIRRNVLESPAWYTAYTPYQPEISQGRLEALLNFQTMVTDLTGLATANASMLDEGTAAAEAMTLARRAAKSKSPVYVVDADTLPQTVAVIRTRAEPLGIDVQVVDLDADDLPTEFFGLHLQYPGASGAVRDHAPLVEAAHATGALVAVAADLLALTLLRPPGEIGADIAAGTTQRFGVPMGFGGPHAGYLAVRAGLERMLPGRLVGVSRDAAGAPAYRLALQTREQHIRREKATSNICTAQVLLAVMAGMYAVYHGPAGLKAIAERTHAMAARLDAGLRAGGVTTAHGAFFDTVTAVVPGRAADVVAAAARRNVNLRLVDADRVGISCDETTVEAHLTEVFAAFGVAAPTEPAAPVEPVDTALPAALLRTGDYLTHPVFSRHHSETAMLRYLRRLSDSDYALDRGMIPLGSCTMKLNATTEMEPVSWPEFADLHPFAPADQAAGYRDLVASLEGWLAEVTGYDAVSVQPNAGSQGELAGLLAIRAYHLSRGDTGRDVCLIPSSAHGTNAASAVMAGMRVVVVACDPDGNVDLVDLDRRIGQHRDTLAAIMVTYPSTHGVYETGIASLCAKVHDAGGQVYVDGANLNALLGYAKPGRFGADVSHLNLHKTFCIPHGGGGPGVGPVAVRAHLTPFLPHDPLVAAAGDAESGAGATRPVISAARHGSAGILPIPWAYLRMMGPDGLARATGVAVLAANYVAARLRAHFPVLYAGNKGLVAHECILDLRPLTKATGVSVDDVAKRLIDYGFHAPTMSFPVAGTLMVEPTESEDLAELDRFCDAMIAIRAEIDKVGSGEWPKGDNPLSNAPHTAAMVTGDEWPYAYPRSVAAFPAGVDRAAKYWPPVRRIDGAFGDRNLVCACPPPEAFEQ; encoded by the coding sequence ATGCCTGTGAGTACCAGACCCTTCGCCGACCGTCACATCGGACCCGACGCCGCCGCCGAGCGCCGGATGCTGGAAACCGTCGGCTACGACTCCGTCGACGAGCTGATGGACGCCGCGATCCCCGAGGTCATCCGCTGGCACGACGGCCTCGACCTGCCGCCGGCCGCCACCGAGGCCGAGGTGATCGCCGAACTGCGTGCCCTCGCCGCCCGCAACACCGTCGCCGTCTCCATGATCGGCCTGGGCTACCACGGCACCCACACCCCGGCCGTCATCCGTCGCAACGTGCTGGAGAGCCCGGCCTGGTACACCGCGTACACGCCGTACCAGCCGGAGATCAGCCAGGGCCGGCTGGAGGCGCTGCTCAACTTCCAGACCATGGTCACCGACCTGACCGGCCTGGCCACCGCCAACGCCTCCATGCTCGACGAGGGCACCGCCGCCGCCGAGGCGATGACGCTCGCCCGCCGCGCCGCGAAGAGCAAGAGCCCGGTGTACGTCGTCGACGCCGACACCCTGCCGCAGACCGTCGCCGTCATCCGGACCCGGGCCGAACCGCTCGGCATCGACGTACAGGTCGTCGACCTGGACGCCGACGACCTGCCGACCGAGTTCTTCGGCCTGCACCTGCAGTACCCGGGCGCGTCCGGCGCGGTCCGCGACCACGCCCCGCTCGTCGAGGCCGCCCACGCCACCGGCGCGCTCGTCGCCGTCGCCGCCGACCTGCTCGCCCTCACCCTGCTGCGCCCGCCCGGCGAGATCGGCGCCGACATCGCCGCCGGCACCACCCAACGCTTCGGCGTACCGATGGGCTTCGGCGGCCCGCACGCCGGCTACCTCGCCGTCCGCGCCGGCCTGGAGCGGATGCTGCCCGGCCGGCTCGTCGGGGTGTCCCGCGACGCCGCCGGCGCACCCGCCTACCGGCTCGCGTTGCAGACCCGCGAGCAGCACATCCGGCGCGAGAAGGCGACCAGCAACATCTGTACCGCCCAGGTGCTGCTCGCGGTGATGGCCGGCATGTACGCCGTCTACCACGGGCCGGCCGGCCTGAAGGCGATCGCGGAGCGTACCCACGCGATGGCCGCCCGGCTCGACGCCGGACTGCGCGCCGGCGGGGTGACCACCGCCCACGGCGCGTTCTTCGACACCGTGACCGCGGTCGTGCCCGGCCGGGCCGCCGACGTGGTCGCCGCCGCCGCGCGACGCAACGTCAACCTGCGGCTCGTCGACGCCGACCGGGTCGGGATCTCCTGCGACGAGACGACCGTCGAGGCGCACCTGACCGAGGTGTTCGCCGCCTTCGGCGTCGCCGCCCCGACTGAGCCCGCTGCCCCGGTGGAGCCCGTCGACACCGCCCTGCCGGCCGCCCTGCTGCGCACCGGCGACTACCTGACCCATCCGGTCTTCTCCCGGCACCACTCGGAGACCGCGATGCTGCGCTACCTGCGCCGGTTGTCCGATTCCGACTACGCGCTGGACCGCGGCATGATCCCGCTCGGCTCCTGCACGATGAAGCTCAACGCCACCACCGAGATGGAGCCGGTGAGCTGGCCCGAGTTCGCCGACCTGCACCCGTTCGCCCCCGCCGACCAGGCCGCCGGCTACCGCGACCTGGTCGCCTCGCTGGAGGGCTGGCTCGCCGAGGTCACCGGCTACGACGCCGTCAGCGTCCAGCCGAACGCCGGCTCGCAGGGCGAACTCGCCGGCCTGCTGGCGATCCGCGCCTACCACCTGTCGCGCGGCGACACCGGCCGCGACGTCTGCCTGATCCCGTCGTCGGCGCACGGCACCAACGCCGCCAGCGCGGTGATGGCCGGCATGCGGGTCGTCGTGGTCGCCTGCGACCCCGACGGCAACGTCGACCTGGTCGACCTCGACCGCCGCATCGGGCAGCACCGGGACACCCTCGCCGCGATCATGGTCACCTACCCGTCGACGCACGGGGTGTACGAGACCGGCATCGCGTCACTGTGCGCCAAGGTGCACGACGCCGGCGGCCAGGTGTACGTCGACGGCGCCAACCTCAACGCCCTGCTCGGGTACGCCAAGCCGGGACGGTTCGGGGCCGACGTGTCGCACCTCAACCTGCACAAGACGTTCTGCATCCCGCACGGCGGCGGCGGGCCGGGCGTCGGTCCGGTGGCGGTCCGGGCGCACCTGACGCCGTTCCTGCCCCACGACCCGCTGGTGGCCGCCGCCGGTGACGCGGAGTCCGGTGCGGGCGCGACCCGGCCGGTGATCTCGGCGGCCCGGCACGGCTCGGCCGGCATCCTGCCGATCCCGTGGGCCTACCTGCGGATGATGGGCCCGGACGGGCTGGCCCGGGCGACCGGCGTGGCGGTCCTGGCGGCCAACTACGTGGCGGCCCGGCTGCGCGCCCACTTCCCGGTGCTGTACGCCGGCAACAAGGGGCTCGTCGCCCACGAGTGCATCCTCGACCTGCGGCCGCTGACGAAGGCGACCGGGGTCAGCGTCGACGACGTCGCGAAGCGGCTGATCGACTACGGCTTCCACGCGCCGACGATGTCGTTCCCGGTCGCCGGGACGCTGATGGTGGAGCCGACCGAGAGCGAGGACCTGGCCGAACTGGACCGGTTCTGCGACGCGATGATCGCCATCCGGGCCGAGATCGACAAGGTCGGTTCGGGTGAGTGGCCCAAGGGCGACAACCCGCTGTCCAACGCCCCGCACACGGCGGCGATGGTGACCGGCGACGAGTGGCCGTACGCCTATCCGCGTTCGGTGGCGGCGTTTCCCGCCGGGGTGGACCGGGCGGCCAAGTACTGGCCTCCGGTGCGCCGGATCGACGGAGCGTTCGGTGACCGGAACCTGGTCTGCGCCTGCCCGCCGCCGGAGGCGTTCGAGCAGTGA